A genome region from Blautia coccoides includes the following:
- a CDS encoding FAD binding domain-containing protein produces MSTEYLQPKSWEELERELERLTDRSVILAGGTDLLPKIRSGKKEPDIYLSLCQLEMLGNIERQGDWLKIGAMATHGQAAENPLVREYFTGLAMACSRVGSQQIRNKGTLGGSLANASPAGDIMPCVFLYGGKLEILGKDGLRYVEAKKFLTENGRTVLGRNELLTSIWLPVEEGQKSCFAKLGSRREVTIAQISLCISWKEGDNGYTDMKGFIGAVDVRPVEFECACLLGGKSEEKKEEAAQWLSQKIKSIRTSRARESKLKITEAEKRYKERAVKGIVFDTAEMIEREAEKGDGRL; encoded by the coding sequence ATGAGCACAGAATATTTGCAGCCGAAGAGCTGGGAGGAACTGGAGAGGGAATTAGAGAGGCTGACGGACAGATCCGTTATTCTGGCCGGAGGTACAGATTTGCTTCCGAAGATCCGGTCAGGAAAAAAGGAACCGGATATTTATTTAAGCCTGTGTCAGTTAGAAATGCTGGGAAACATAGAAAGACAGGGGGATTGGCTGAAGATCGGGGCGATGGCAACCCATGGACAGGCAGCGGAAAACCCTCTTGTCAGAGAATATTTTACAGGGCTTGCCATGGCCTGCAGCCGGGTAGGGTCCCAGCAGATACGCAACAAGGGGACACTGGGGGGAAGCCTGGCGAACGCTTCACCGGCGGGTGATATTATGCCATGCGTTTTCCTGTATGGAGGGAAGTTAGAGATTTTAGGGAAAGATGGACTCCGCTATGTGGAAGCGAAAAAATTTCTTACAGAAAACGGACGCACAGTTCTTGGCAGAAATGAACTTCTCACATCCATCTGGCTTCCTGTGGAGGAGGGGCAAAAAAGCTGTTTTGCCAAACTGGGGAGCAGAAGAGAAGTGACCATTGCTCAGATTTCCCTATGCATATCCTGGAAAGAGGGGGATAATGGATACACGGATATGAAAGGCTTCATAGGGGCAGTGGATGTAAGACCGGTGGAGTTTGAATGTGCCTGTCTGTTGGGCGGGAAGTCCGAGGAGAAAAAAGAGGAAGCTGCCCAATGGCTGTCTCAGAAAATAAAGTCCATTCGGACAAGCAGGGCCAGAGAATCCAAATTAAAGATAACAGAGGCGGAAAAACGGTACAAAGAAAGAGCGGTAAAAGGAATCGTCTTTGATACAGCAGAGATGATAGAGAGAGAAGCGGAAAAAGGAGACGGAAGATTATGA
- a CDS encoding CD3324 family protein has product MSYKKADKILPKELLELIQQYVEGESIYIPRRTENRRSWGDGTGIRQEIAARNAMLYRDYRNGADPAGLADKYCLSLKSVQRILLQEKRK; this is encoded by the coding sequence ATGAGCTACAAAAAGGCTGATAAGATCCTTCCAAAAGAATTGTTGGAACTGATACAGCAGTACGTGGAGGGTGAGAGCATCTATATTCCCAGGAGGACAGAAAATAGACGTTCCTGGGGAGACGGCACGGGCATCCGGCAGGAAATCGCAGCGCGCAATGCCATGCTGTACCGTGATTACCGAAACGGCGCAGACCCAGCGGGACTGGCAGATAAATACTGCCTGTCTTTGAAAAGCGTACAGAGGATCTTATTACAGGAAAAAAGGAAATAG
- a CDS encoding dicarboxylate/amino acid:cation symporter, translating to MKTLKKIPMFGRIIIGFAVGIILGLIFREKAAVLEPVGSLFMRMLKMLILPLVFSAIVSGLTSIPDMKKIYRMAVKAFILFIVMTALAILTGMVFGNLFKPGVGASIVMPVTESVETTDVSFISTILNMFPTNIFEALSTDNMLQVIVFAFFFGICIVLCGEKAEPVKVFFDRVAQVMYKMTDVVIGFAPIGVCGIMADMIGKYGLSTLLPLCKFIIVLHIALIVFIFGIQGLLVFLGVRMSPLKFYKGIIGGISMALATDSSAAALPVTIKELQNNLGVSEAVASFIMSVVTNVSKSGSALYQGMTVIFIAQVAGVALTLPQQLTVFVTALLASLGTAGVPSASIVMLTMTLGCVNLPLEGVALMTGIDRIIGGQRTTPNVITNAAVAAIVEKQEKKVVQKR from the coding sequence ATGAAGACGTTAAAGAAAATCCCTATGTTCGGTCGGATCATCATCGGTTTTGCTGTCGGTATTATTCTCGGGCTGATATTTAGGGAAAAGGCAGCAGTGCTGGAGCCGGTCGGCAGTCTCTTTATGAGAATGCTGAAAATGCTGATCCTGCCATTAGTATTTTCTGCTATTGTAAGCGGACTGACAAGCATTCCGGACATGAAAAAGATTTACAGAATGGCAGTTAAGGCTTTCATACTGTTTATAGTCATGACAGCATTGGCTATCCTGACCGGAATGGTATTCGGAAATCTTTTTAAACCGGGGGTGGGAGCAAGTATTGTGATGCCGGTCACCGAATCTGTTGAAACCACAGATGTATCATTTATTTCAACAATATTAAATATGTTCCCCACAAATATCTTTGAAGCGCTTTCTACAGACAACATGCTTCAGGTTATTGTATTTGCTTTCTTCTTTGGTATTTGTATCGTGCTTTGCGGAGAGAAGGCAGAGCCTGTAAAGGTATTCTTTGACCGCGTGGCACAGGTTATGTACAAAATGACAGATGTAGTGATCGGTTTTGCCCCCATCGGTGTATGCGGCATTATGGCAGATATGATCGGTAAATACGGACTTTCCACTCTTCTGCCGCTGTGTAAATTTATCATTGTACTTCATATTGCGTTGATCGTATTTATCTTCGGGATCCAGGGGCTTTTAGTATTCTTAGGCGTGAGAATGAGTCCTCTCAAATTTTATAAAGGGATCATCGGCGGAATCAGTATGGCGCTTGCTACTGATAGTTCCGCTGCGGCACTGCCTGTTACCATCAAGGAGCTTCAGAATAATCTGGGTGTATCTGAAGCGGTCGCCAGCTTTATCATGTCTGTGGTAACCAACGTCAGCAAGAGCGGCAGTGCGTTATATCAGGGTATGACCGTGATCTTTATCGCCCAGGTAGCCGGTGTGGCTCTTACGCTGCCGCAGCAGCTCACAGTCTTTGTCACAGCGCTTCTGGCATCTCTGGGAACAGCGGGAGTACCAAGTGCAAGTATTGTAATGCTGACTATGACTTTAGGATGTGTAAATCTTCCGCTGGAAGGTGTGGCTCTTATGACTGGTATAGACAGGATCATCGGCGGCCAGAGAACAACTCCTAATGTGATCACCAACGCAGCGGTTGCTGCGATCGTTGAAAAACAGGAAAAGAAAGTAGTGCAAAAAAGATAA
- a CDS encoding ABC transporter permease, giving the protein MLYRILKKDLLRRKGVNVILFLFITIATIFLASSVNNILVVSSAIDHYTSYSKIPGVNFIMRGETENEKAEKWLDSQYGDIKEYGKSSLIALNDQDIKIVKNGKKKEYDTAGTSVYISAVGMEYCKVFDPDGKSFSLKAGQAAMTRDAMERNHLKTGDKIVISVGDTEKELTVAQQMKDAAFGNDMTGMNRIILSKEDYHTFHKDEHAEDISMYLVMTDHETEFVRALNEQDFTTVLSTVTKGTYDMIYSFDMIMAALLILVGICLILIALLVLRFTLMFTMEEEYREIGIMKAVGFRNFVVKKVYLIKYLVLVSAGTVVGFTVSVPVSRAMVKSVSRNMIMEESGSNLWVNLICSGCIIFLVMLFCYICTGKLDKISAIAAVRGGKSGERYGRRAGIRLNRRGKMSVPMFLGLNDMLTHMRRYLVLMITFCISFVLITIPLNTINTMRSSEMVVKFALNPHSAVYVRRIEQPSEGNYRNKEDLLKGMQRVEQEMKEEGYDAKLTGIPFYFLKVSRDGTASDQKLLVLQNLGQDNDYLIYDKGEAPRLENEIALSETVLKQNKWNIGDWVDVRIGSKNKTFIITGTYSDYMQLGQSGRLNPVIDMKDEMLADYWNILVDMDTDKTQKELAKELQEKFPGYEWADAQALVDQNVGGIQDSLSDLLLPMTGLLCAIIMLITALMEKLFIVREKGEIAMMKSVGFRNRSIRKWQILRMVWVVLVSMIAAVPLSLLSNQFVLKPIFAIMGASVEIQVVPWQVYGVYPGILLVGIIAATIFATRKVKQIHIREMNNIE; this is encoded by the coding sequence ATGCTTTACAGAATATTAAAGAAGGATTTGCTGAGGAGAAAGGGAGTCAATGTGATACTGTTTCTGTTTATCACCATTGCAACCATTTTTCTGGCCAGCAGCGTGAACAATATCCTGGTTGTGAGTTCAGCCATTGATCATTACACAAGCTACTCAAAAATCCCCGGTGTGAATTTTATCATGCGGGGAGAAACAGAGAATGAAAAGGCGGAAAAATGGCTGGACAGTCAGTATGGGGACATAAAGGAATATGGAAAGAGCAGCCTGATCGCCCTCAATGACCAGGATATAAAAATTGTAAAAAACGGAAAGAAAAAGGAGTACGATACCGCAGGAACCTCTGTGTATATAAGCGCTGTGGGGATGGAATACTGCAAGGTCTTTGACCCGGACGGAAAGTCTTTTTCCCTGAAGGCCGGGCAGGCTGCCATGACAAGGGATGCCATGGAGAGAAATCATCTGAAGACGGGGGATAAAATTGTCATTTCCGTGGGAGATACAGAAAAAGAACTGACGGTTGCCCAGCAGATGAAGGACGCGGCTTTTGGAAATGATATGACCGGAATGAACCGTATCATTTTAAGCAAAGAGGATTATCATACATTCCATAAAGACGAACATGCAGAAGATATCAGTATGTATCTGGTCATGACAGATCATGAGACAGAGTTTGTGAGGGCGCTGAATGAACAGGATTTTACAACTGTTTTAAGTACTGTCACAAAGGGCACATACGACATGATCTATTCCTTCGATATGATCATGGCTGCCCTTTTGATCCTCGTAGGTATCTGCCTGATCCTTATTGCACTTCTGGTACTCCGCTTTACACTGATGTTTACCATGGAGGAGGAATACCGGGAGATCGGGATCATGAAGGCTGTGGGATTTCGGAATTTTGTAGTAAAAAAAGTATATCTCATAAAGTATCTGGTTCTCGTGTCAGCAGGTACTGTGGTGGGCTTTACAGTTAGTGTCCCGGTCAGCCGGGCCATGGTGAAAAGTGTCAGCCGAAATATGATCATGGAGGAAAGCGGTTCCAATCTGTGGGTAAACCTCATTTGTTCCGGGTGTATCATCTTTCTGGTCATGCTTTTCTGTTATATCTGTACCGGAAAGCTGGATAAGATTTCGGCGATCGCTGCTGTCCGAGGCGGAAAGTCAGGGGAGAGATACGGCAGGCGGGCCGGGATCAGACTGAACCGGAGAGGGAAAATGTCTGTTCCCATGTTCCTGGGACTGAACGATATGCTCACCCATATGCGGCGGTATCTGGTACTCATGATCACATTCTGTATCAGCTTTGTGCTGATCACCATTCCGCTGAACACCATCAACACCATGAGGAGCAGTGAGATGGTAGTAAAATTTGCCCTGAACCCACACAGCGCGGTATATGTAAGAAGGATAGAGCAGCCAAGTGAGGGGAATTACAGAAATAAAGAGGATCTGCTAAAGGGAATGCAGCGTGTAGAACAGGAGATGAAGGAAGAGGGATACGATGCTAAACTCACGGGAATTCCCTTTTACTTTTTGAAAGTTTCAAGGGATGGAACGGCCTCAGATCAAAAGCTTTTGGTATTACAGAATCTGGGTCAGGACAACGATTATCTGATTTATGACAAGGGTGAGGCCCCAAGGCTGGAAAACGAGATCGCACTCTCAGAAACGGTTTTGAAGCAGAATAAATGGAACATTGGTGACTGGGTAGATGTAAGGATCGGCAGTAAAAACAAAACATTCATCATAACAGGCACATACTCTGATTACATGCAGTTAGGACAGTCAGGCAGACTGAATCCGGTCATTGATATGAAGGATGAAATGTTGGCGGATTACTGGAATATTCTGGTGGATATGGATACAGATAAGACACAGAAGGAGCTGGCAAAAGAACTCCAGGAGAAGTTTCCCGGCTATGAATGGGCCGATGCACAGGCTCTGGTGGATCAGAATGTGGGTGGCATCCAGGATTCCTTATCAGACCTTCTTCTCCCTATGACGGGCCTGCTCTGCGCCATCATCATGCTGATCACTGCACTCATGGAAAAACTCTTTATCGTGAGGGAAAAAGGGGAGATCGCCATGATGAAAAGTGTGGGGTTCAGAAACAGGAGTATCCGTAAATGGCAGATTCTACGCATGGTTTGGGTGGTTCTGGTATCCATGATCGCAGCGGTACCCCTGTCTCTTCTGAGCAATCAGTTTGTGCTGAAACCGATCTTTGCCATCATGGGAGCCAGTGTTGAGATCCAGGTTGTGCCCTGGCAGGTATACGGCGTTTATCCGGGAATACTGTTGGTGGGGATCATTGCAGCCACCATTTTTGCAACCAGGAAAGTGAAGCAGATCCATATACGTGAAATGAACAATATAGAGTAG
- the nhaC gene encoding Na+/H+ antiporter NhaC: protein MSGGKKERQKNMTFTKSVFVFAFVVAALLTVTVGLGGPAHVAMLIAAIVAGIVAVGSGYSWNELQDGIGDTIKAAVPAILILLAIGVIIGVWLLGGIVPTMIYYGLKILSPSVFLLASCLICAVIATATGSSWSTVGTIGVALMGIGSGLGVPAGMTAGAIISGAYFGDKMSPLSDTTNLAPAMAGTDIFTHIRHMIYTTGPSFIIALIIYGIIGIKFAGNNFDYSLVELYTSTLKDIFYISPIMLIPPVLVIVMVIKKIPALPGLIAVALLGCVFALAFQRAELQSVITSAFSGFSIETGVSEVDKLLNRGGMTSMMEIICLILISLSFAGIVEKSGMVNTVIERALRNAKKDSTVITATLLSTIFTNFATGVQYVALIIPGRMFKDIYRERGLHPKNLSRALEDTGTLCAPFVPWGTDAAFLSGVLGVTTGIYAPFCFLNLINPIVSLICAQTGWTIEKIKGDSSPAADIAG from the coding sequence ATGAGCGGCGGAAAAAAAGAACGGCAGAAAAATATGACATTTACAAAATCAGTGTTTGTATTCGCATTTGTAGTTGCTGCGCTTCTCACAGTGACTGTTGGTCTTGGGGGGCCGGCTCATGTGGCAATGCTCATCGCAGCCATTGTGGCCGGAATTGTGGCTGTGGGTTCCGGTTATTCCTGGAATGAACTGCAGGATGGGATCGGTGACACCATCAAGGCAGCCGTGCCGGCAATCCTGATCCTGCTGGCGATCGGTGTGATCATCGGCGTCTGGCTGCTGGGCGGCATTGTGCCCACCATGATTTATTATGGGCTTAAAATCTTGTCCCCGTCGGTATTTCTGCTGGCAAGCTGTCTGATCTGTGCAGTGATCGCCACAGCTACCGGAAGTTCCTGGTCCACAGTGGGGACTATCGGTGTGGCACTCATGGGAATCGGCAGCGGGCTGGGCGTTCCGGCGGGTATGACGGCAGGTGCCATCATATCAGGCGCATACTTTGGTGATAAAATGTCCCCTCTGTCAGACACGACTAATCTGGCACCAGCTATGGCCGGAACAGATATCTTTACACACATAAGACATATGATCTATACAACAGGGCCAAGTTTTATTATAGCGCTTATCATATATGGTATTATCGGCATTAAATTTGCAGGAAATAATTTTGACTACTCCCTGGTAGAGCTGTATACATCTACGCTGAAAGACATTTTCTATATCTCTCCTATTATGCTGATACCGCCTGTGCTGGTCATCGTCATGGTGATCAAAAAGATACCGGCCCTGCCGGGGCTCATCGCGGTGGCATTACTGGGATGTGTGTTTGCACTGGCTTTCCAGAGGGCTGAACTGCAGTCTGTGATCACCTCCGCTTTCTCCGGATTTTCTATTGAGACAGGAGTGTCGGAGGTGGATAAACTGCTGAACAGGGGCGGCATGACCAGTATGATGGAGATTATCTGCCTGATCCTGATCTCACTTTCCTTTGCAGGGATCGTGGAGAAAAGCGGCATGGTGAACACAGTCATAGAGCGTGCCCTAAGGAATGCGAAGAAAGATTCCACAGTCATAACAGCAACCCTTTTGTCTACGATCTTTACCAATTTCGCCACAGGTGTGCAGTATGTGGCACTGATCATTCCGGGCAGGATGTTCAAAGACATATACAGAGAGCGGGGACTGCATCCAAAGAATCTTTCAAGAGCTTTGGAGGATACCGGAACACTGTGTGCTCCTTTTGTTCCGTGGGGGACAGATGCCGCATTCCTGTCAGGCGTTCTGGGAGTGACAACAGGTATCTACGCACCATTTTGTTTCCTGAATTTGATCAATCCCATTGTGTCCCTGATATGTGCACAGACAGGATGGACCATAGAGAAAATAAAGGGGGACAGTTCCCCTGCAGCAGACATCGCAGGATAA
- a CDS encoding sensor histidine kinase: MRKYNRILAVFISLYLLLALGTGMVLYRMQGERDREFKVEINRICYEISVGTHPGQVDLGRYRDVYGIEVLTLDEAENRENVEMFFKDVNDGNVVVKPWIADGSLKGYLRFLYREEYMSLDGVMMTVQAALALMAVSVTGVLLYLKYRVIKPFNRVSELPYELAKGHLKGEVKQEKNRYFGNFLWGIGQLKDTLEVTKKRRLELEREKKKMLLSLSHDMKTPLGTIKLYGKALEQGLYDTEEKKRHAARQIGVKAEEIEGYVAEIVRNSKEDILDIRVEMGEFYLEELVRRVADTYVEKCAVRMVELVIGKYENRIVRGDLDRALEVIDNVMENAFKYGDGRRIEFSFYEEDYCQLIRIFNTGEAVSENDLNHIFESFFRGTNSMGQQGSGLGLYICREIMRKMDGEVFAERDKDGMGIVMVFR, translated from the coding sequence ATGAGGAAATATAACAGGATATTGGCAGTGTTTATAAGTCTCTATCTCCTTCTGGCACTGGGAACGGGTATGGTACTTTACCGGATGCAGGGGGAAAGAGACAGAGAATTCAAAGTGGAGATCAACCGGATCTGTTATGAGATATCAGTGGGAACACATCCCGGTCAAGTGGATCTGGGCAGATACAGGGACGTATACGGGATAGAAGTCCTGACCCTGGATGAAGCCGAAAACCGGGAGAACGTGGAAATGTTTTTTAAAGATGTAAATGACGGAAATGTTGTTGTGAAGCCCTGGATCGCAGACGGCAGTCTGAAAGGGTATCTCCGTTTTTTATATAGAGAGGAATATATGAGCCTGGACGGTGTGATGATGACCGTCCAGGCTGCACTTGCGCTTATGGCAGTCTCAGTGACAGGGGTGCTTTTATATCTCAAATACCGGGTGATCAAGCCGTTCAACCGGGTGAGTGAGCTGCCTTATGAGCTGGCAAAAGGGCATCTGAAAGGGGAAGTGAAGCAGGAGAAAAACAGGTATTTCGGAAATTTTTTGTGGGGCATCGGGCAATTAAAGGATACGCTGGAGGTGACAAAAAAGCGGAGGCTCGAGCTGGAAAGGGAAAAGAAAAAAATGCTGTTGTCCCTGTCCCATGATATGAAGACGCCTCTTGGGACCATTAAGCTCTATGGGAAAGCACTGGAACAGGGACTCTACGATACAGAGGAGAAGAAACGACACGCGGCCCGTCAGATCGGTGTGAAGGCAGAAGAGATTGAGGGGTATGTGGCGGAGATCGTGAGGAACTCAAAAGAGGATATACTGGATATCCGGGTAGAAATGGGAGAATTTTATCTGGAAGAACTGGTAAGGCGGGTGGCGGACACTTATGTAGAAAAGTGTGCGGTGCGGATGGTGGAACTGGTGATAGGAAAGTATGAAAACCGGATCGTGCGGGGGGATCTGGACAGGGCACTGGAAGTGATCGATAATGTGATGGAGAATGCGTTTAAGTATGGGGATGGGAGGAGGATCGAGTTTAGCTTTTATGAGGAGGATTATTGTCAGCTGATACGTATTTTTAATACGGGGGAGGCTGTGTCGGAGAATGATCTGAACCATATATTTGAGAGCTTTTTCAGAGGGACAAATAGTATGGGGCAGCAGGGGAGCGGGCTTGGGCTTTATATATGCAGGGAGATCATGAGGAAGATGGATGGGGAGGTATTTGCGGAGAGGGATAAGGATGGCATGGGAATTGTGATGGTTTTTAGGTAG
- a CDS encoding response regulator transcription factor, which produces MKDILLVEDNRELAELLQAFLEKDGFSVSSVSTGEEASAYLEENCVKILLLDIMLPGMDGFAVCRAVREKGNIPILIMSARAGKDDKLNGFELGADDYMEKPVDPDLLTAKVRALIQRTYGARTETDYLVSGSLTIDRNSRKVYREGRAVELNAKEYELLLLLAENPGRTLHKEYLFDRIWGRESFSENQTLTVHIKMLRSKIEEDPRKPERIQTVWGVGYRYEEI; this is translated from the coding sequence ATGAAAGATATTTTGCTGGTGGAAGACAACAGGGAGCTGGCAGAGCTTCTGCAGGCATTTTTAGAAAAGGATGGGTTTTCTGTTTCTTCTGTTTCCACCGGGGAGGAGGCGTCTGCTTACCTGGAGGAGAATTGTGTGAAGATACTGCTTCTGGATATTATGCTTCCCGGCATGGACGGCTTTGCCGTCTGCCGGGCAGTGCGTGAGAAGGGGAATATCCCCATATTGATCATGAGTGCCAGGGCGGGAAAGGATGATAAGTTGAACGGATTTGAGCTGGGGGCGGATGACTATATGGAAAAGCCTGTGGACCCGGATCTGCTGACCGCTAAAGTAAGAGCGCTGATACAGAGGACCTATGGGGCCAGGACTGAGACCGATTACCTGGTATCCGGCAGTCTTACCATAGACAGAAATTCACGGAAGGTTTACCGGGAAGGCCGGGCGGTAGAGTTGAATGCGAAGGAGTATGAACTGCTGCTTTTGTTGGCTGAGAATCCGGGGAGAACCCTTCATAAAGAGTATCTGTTTGACCGTATATGGGGAAGGGAAAGCTTTAGTGAAAATCAGACTTTGACGGTCCATATCAAAATGCTGAGAAGCAAAATTGAGGAGGATCCCAGAAAGCCTGAGCGCATTCAGACGGTCTGGGGTGTGGGGTACCGGTATGAGGAAATATAA
- a CDS encoding DUF1062 domain-containing protein codes for MSYLKEETWTITPASSYKIIRNCPKCGTKSLFQSTGDFRINANGKCIDIWLIYQCEKCRSTYNLTVFERISPKKLSQELYKKFQENDSSLALEIGTDREVFEKNRAVVKEESVSYMVDKKDTETPVSLQISDENHCIICIRNPHSLKIRADKFLAEQLSISRSKMKRLITDGVLQGSNNENLEKIHITDGLIILLKTDV; via the coding sequence ATGAGCTATTTAAAGGAGGAGACATGGACCATTACACCTGCCTCTTCGTATAAAATCATCAGAAACTGTCCAAAATGCGGCACAAAATCTCTCTTTCAAAGTACCGGGGATTTCCGCATCAATGCCAATGGAAAATGTATTGATATCTGGCTGATCTATCAGTGTGAAAAGTGCAGGTCCACCTATAATCTGACAGTTTTTGAACGTATCAGCCCCAAAAAACTGTCGCAGGAATTATATAAAAAATTCCAGGAAAATGACAGCAGTCTTGCACTGGAGATCGGAACAGACAGAGAAGTTTTTGAGAAAAACAGAGCTGTTGTGAAGGAAGAATCTGTCTCATATATGGTAGATAAAAAAGATACAGAAACACCCGTTTCTTTACAAATATCGGATGAAAACCACTGTATCATCTGCATAAGAAATCCTCACAGCCTGAAAATCCGGGCCGATAAATTTCTGGCAGAGCAGCTTTCCATCTCCCGGTCAAAGATGAAACGCCTGATCACAGACGGGGTATTACAGGGAAGTAATAACGAGAATCTGGAAAAAATCCATATCACCGATGGCTTGATCATCCTTCTCAAAACGGATGTTTGA
- a CDS encoding ABC transporter ATP-binding protein, translating into MESLRVSNLCKTYVIDKRQNNVLRNVNLEIKEGEMVAVMGPSGSGKTTLLYTVSGMDNATAGKVDFFGRELTKLNANEISDMRLEQMGFVFQQMYMLKNLSIYDNIIMPAYQTAVGKTKAGRAAVNERAKILMQKLGISEVADNDINEVSGGQLQRACICRSLINEPKIIFADEPTGALNKQNSIEVMEELNRINREGTSILLVTHDMKVAARCERVLYIEDGDIREDITLGKWQEDRDLRARERTLNDWLIKLGW; encoded by the coding sequence ATGGAGTCATTGAGAGTTTCTAATTTATGCAAAACATATGTTATAGATAAGCGCCAGAATAATGTACTGAGGAATGTAAATCTGGAGATAAAAGAAGGGGAGATGGTGGCTGTTATGGGGCCTTCCGGTTCGGGCAAAACAACTCTTCTTTACACGGTCAGCGGCATGGACAATGCCACTGCGGGAAAAGTGGATTTCTTTGGGCGTGAGTTGACAAAGCTGAATGCCAATGAGATCAGTGATATGAGGCTGGAACAGATGGGATTTGTATTTCAGCAGATGTATATGCTGAAAAATCTGTCAATCTATGATAACATTATTATGCCTGCTTACCAGACAGCCGTGGGCAAGACCAAGGCAGGCCGGGCAGCAGTCAATGAGAGGGCAAAGATACTGATGCAGAAGTTGGGAATCAGTGAAGTGGCGGACAATGATATCAATGAGGTGTCCGGCGGACAGCTTCAGAGGGCATGTATCTGCCGCAGCCTGATCAACGAGCCGAAGATCATATTCGCGGATGAACCTACGGGAGCGCTTAACAAACAGAATTCCATTGAGGTCATGGAGGAGTTGAACCGTATTAACCGGGAGGGTACCAGTATTCTTCTGGTCACCCATGATATGAAAGTAGCGGCCCGCTGTGAGAGAGTTTTGTATATTGAGGATGGTGATATCCGGGAGGATATCACACTTGGAAAATGGCAGGAAGACCGGGATCTTAGAGCCAGGGAGCGCACATTGAACGACTGGCTGATCAAGCTCGGATGGTAA